In Luteolibacter yonseiensis, a single window of DNA contains:
- the purB gene encoding adenylosuccinate lyase produces the protein MIPNVLAERYASPALQAIWSAEGRIVLEREFWIAVMKAQRDLGLDVPQDAIDAYEKVKDSVDTASIMAREKITRHDVKARIEEFNDLAGHEQVHKGMTSRDLTENVEQLQVYRSLLIVRDKTVATLRRFRERSEQWSELILTARTHNVAAQPTTLGKRIAMFGEELLSALQALDAVIATYAVRGLKGAVGTQMDQLSLFEGDAEKVADLEKRVVAHLGMPAVWTNVGQVYPRSLDFRVVAALTDLCSGPSSFCKTLRLMAGHETASEGFAPGQTGSSAMPHKMNSRSCERVNGFHVILKGYLAMASGLAGDQWNEGDVSCSVVRRIMLPDSFYAIDGMFETFLTVLDQMDAYEAVINAETAHYLPFLMTTTIMMEAVKSGVGRETAHKAIKEHAVATVADLRTGKIERNNLIERLAGDSRLGLSREALDAILAKGDRESGAAKTQIETFAAAVRELEKASPQAAAYGPGSIL, from the coding sequence AAGCCATCTGGTCCGCCGAAGGGCGCATCGTGCTGGAGCGTGAATTCTGGATCGCCGTGATGAAAGCGCAGCGCGATCTCGGCCTCGACGTCCCGCAGGATGCCATCGACGCCTACGAGAAGGTGAAAGACAGCGTGGACACCGCCTCCATCATGGCCCGGGAAAAAATCACCCGCCACGACGTGAAGGCCCGCATCGAGGAATTCAACGACCTCGCCGGCCACGAGCAGGTCCACAAGGGCATGACCTCGCGCGATCTCACGGAGAACGTCGAGCAACTCCAGGTTTACCGTTCGCTGCTCATCGTCCGCGACAAGACCGTCGCCACGCTGCGCCGTTTCCGCGAGCGTTCGGAGCAGTGGAGCGAGCTCATCCTCACCGCCCGCACCCACAACGTCGCCGCCCAGCCGACCACGCTCGGCAAGCGCATCGCAATGTTTGGCGAGGAGCTTCTCAGCGCCCTGCAGGCCCTCGACGCCGTCATCGCCACCTACGCGGTGCGCGGTCTGAAAGGCGCGGTCGGCACGCAGATGGACCAGCTTTCCCTTTTCGAAGGTGATGCGGAAAAAGTCGCGGATCTCGAAAAACGCGTGGTCGCGCACCTCGGCATGCCCGCCGTCTGGACGAACGTCGGCCAGGTTTATCCCCGCTCGCTCGACTTCCGCGTGGTCGCCGCGCTGACCGACCTTTGTTCCGGTCCTTCCTCCTTCTGCAAAACCCTGCGCCTGATGGCCGGTCACGAAACCGCCAGCGAAGGCTTCGCCCCCGGCCAGACCGGCTCCAGCGCCATGCCGCACAAGATGAACTCACGCTCCTGCGAGCGGGTGAACGGCTTCCACGTCATCCTCAAGGGCTACCTCGCCATGGCCTCCGGTCTCGCGGGCGACCAGTGGAACGAGGGCGATGTCTCGTGCTCGGTCGTCCGCCGCATCATGCTGCCGGATTCGTTCTACGCCATCGACGGCATGTTCGAAACCTTTCTCACCGTGCTCGACCAGATGGACGCCTACGAGGCGGTCATCAATGCCGAGACCGCGCACTACCTGCCATTCCTCATGACCACCACCATCATGATGGAAGCCGTGAAATCCGGCGTCGGCCGCGAGACCGCGCACAAGGCCATCAAGGAGCACGCCGTCGCCACCGTCGCGGATCTCCGCACTGGGAAAATCGAACGCAACAACCTTATCGAACGCCTCGCGGGGGACAGCCGCCTCGGCCTCTCACGCGAGGCGCTGGATGCCATCCTGGCAAAAGGCGACCGCGAATCCGGTGCCGCCAAGACACAGATCGAGACATTCGCCGCAGCGGTCAGGGAGTTGGAAAAAGCCAGTCCGCAGGCCGCGGCTTACGGACCGGGTTCCATCCTGTGA
- the upp gene encoding uracil phosphoribosyltransferase, whose protein sequence is MLHVVEHPLIAEELTKLRDPGCPSPEFRQRVRRISSLMVPSVTANLETEVVECATPLEITSGVRVSRGIILVPILRAGLGFLDGFLDLIPQASVAHIGVARNEVTLEAEPYYLKHPPTIGEHEIIVLDPMLATGGSAIHAVRTLHAAGARHLRFACLVASPQGVAALESAFPEIHIHTACLDRCLNDRGYILPGLGDAGDRLFGTCA, encoded by the coding sequence ATGCTGCACGTCGTCGAACATCCGCTCATCGCCGAGGAACTCACGAAACTCCGCGACCCCGGATGTCCGTCACCGGAATTCCGCCAGCGCGTCCGCCGGATCTCCTCGCTGATGGTTCCTTCCGTCACCGCGAATCTGGAAACCGAGGTGGTCGAATGTGCGACCCCGCTGGAAATCACCTCCGGCGTGCGGGTCTCACGCGGCATCATCCTCGTTCCCATCCTGCGCGCGGGCCTGGGATTTCTCGATGGATTTCTCGACCTCATCCCGCAGGCCTCCGTCGCCCACATCGGTGTCGCCCGGAACGAAGTCACGCTGGAGGCGGAGCCCTACTATCTGAAACACCCTCCGACAATCGGTGAGCATGAGATCATCGTGCTCGATCCCATGCTCGCGACGGGCGGATCCGCCATCCACGCCGTCCGCACCCTGCACGCCGCCGGAGCCCGCCACCTGCGGTTCGCCTGCCTCGTCGCCTCCCCCCAGGGAGTCGCCGCGCTGGAATCCGCCTTTCCGGAAATCCACATCCACACCGCCTGCCTCGACCGCTGCCTGAACGACCGCGGCTACATTCTCCCCGGCCTCGGTGATGCCGGAGACCGGTTGTTCGGGACCTGTGCGTGA
- a CDS encoding sigma-54-dependent transcriptional regulator, whose product MPENPTEDTLLLVDPDLDFLDWATKHLSAKNLRVLRCDNAANAIKVIEKTPVSVVVAAMELEPFDGMELLGRILQQSPQTLVVLTAGFPTTGQIIEATQRGAHDVLRKESLAFELRPVVESALQTQDDRRSAGQPDPEMPKHDSRVKMIGISRALQEVFKLVGRVARSDAPILIAGESGTGKELVAKAVHEYSPRKQKEMITINCGAIPENLLESELFGHEKGSFTGAIARRAGRFEQADGGTLFLDEIGDMPLSIQVKLLRVLQDGSFSRVGANETLTTDVRIVAATHKNLSEEVAAGRFREDLYYRLNVVEIKIPALRERLEDIPLLAEFFLQRITRKNGMARIRISAEAIATLQSHNWPGNVRELENTIARACALASSQILLPADIPLASAPRKSPAGFNAALDQLINAAPTGVNLLDWLNAEIAGRVLERSDGDFKEASNTLNLPLPDLRKLLAQKE is encoded by the coding sequence ATGCCGGAAAATCCCACTGAAGATACCCTGTTGTTAGTCGATCCCGATCTGGATTTCCTGGATTGGGCCACCAAGCATCTTTCCGCCAAAAACCTGCGGGTGCTGCGGTGTGACAATGCCGCGAACGCCATCAAGGTCATTGAGAAAACCCCGGTCAGCGTGGTGGTCGCCGCGATGGAGCTCGAACCCTTCGACGGGATGGAGCTGCTCGGCCGCATCCTCCAGCAGAGCCCGCAGACGCTGGTGGTCCTGACCGCCGGTTTCCCGACGACCGGGCAGATCATCGAGGCCACCCAGCGCGGCGCGCACGATGTGCTGCGCAAGGAGTCGCTGGCATTCGAACTGCGCCCCGTGGTGGAATCCGCGCTCCAGACGCAGGACGACCGCCGCAGCGCGGGCCAGCCGGATCCGGAAATGCCGAAGCATGACAGCCGGGTGAAGATGATCGGGATTTCCCGAGCGTTGCAGGAGGTTTTCAAACTCGTGGGCCGCGTCGCCCGCTCGGACGCGCCCATCCTCATCGCCGGGGAAAGCGGCACCGGCAAGGAGCTTGTCGCGAAGGCGGTGCACGAGTACAGCCCGCGCAAGCAGAAGGAAATGATCACCATCAACTGCGGCGCCATTCCGGAAAACCTTCTGGAGAGCGAGCTCTTCGGTCACGAGAAAGGTTCCTTCACCGGAGCGATCGCCCGCCGTGCCGGACGCTTCGAGCAAGCGGATGGCGGCACGCTTTTCCTCGATGAGATCGGCGACATGCCGCTTTCCATCCAGGTAAAGCTCCTGCGCGTCCTGCAGGACGGCTCGTTCTCCCGCGTGGGTGCGAACGAAACCCTCACCACGGATGTCCGCATCGTCGCTGCCACCCACAAGAATCTCAGCGAGGAAGTGGCCGCGGGGCGATTCCGCGAGGATCTCTACTACCGCCTGAACGTGGTGGAGATCAAGATCCCCGCGCTGCGCGAGCGGCTGGAGGACATTCCGCTGCTGGCCGAGTTTTTCCTGCAGCGCATCACCCGGAAAAACGGCATGGCGCGCATCCGCATCTCGGCGGAGGCCATCGCCACCCTGCAATCCCACAACTGGCCGGGGAACGTGCGCGAGCTGGAAAACACCATCGCCCGCGCCTGCGCGCTCGCGTCCTCACAGATCCTCCTGCCTGCGGACATCCCGCTGGCATCCGCCCCGCGCAAGTCCCCCGCCGGTTTCAATGCCGCGCTGGACCAGCTCATCAATGCCGCGCCGACCGGAGTGAACCTGCTCGACTGGCTGAACGCGGAAATCGCCGGACGCGTCCTCGAGCGTTCGGACGGCGATTTCAAGGAAGCCTCCAACACGCTGAACCTTCCCCTGCCGGATCTCCGCAAACTTCTCGCCCAGAAAGAGTGA
- a CDS encoding rhomboid family intramembrane serine protease, with translation MNERMNSNPNTETPPEEDWVHVGRYPSLDQAYEHGLVVLAMGEACRVTESEVPGEWELQAEPHPAPKISEELDAYGREAAPFVIPAWSGKEWTRHPAGWGLTGLWVLVLLAVFYWQDVDYKLADRAASSSVGFIGRGEWWRPFTGLFLHADLAHLMGNLAGGVVFAGLVARSVGPMVGWLLILGCGTLGNALVSRLAYPGSFVSLGASTAVFAALGILCGAGVAEVFHERVKMPWMRIFAPLFAGLVILGWLGGNNDGNTDILGHVFGFGSGVVAGIATGAYEARRSEIRVPSAT, from the coding sequence ATGAACGAACGGATGAATTCAAATCCCAACACCGAAACACCGCCTGAGGAGGACTGGGTCCATGTGGGCCGCTATCCATCGCTGGACCAGGCCTACGAGCACGGACTGGTGGTGCTGGCGATGGGCGAGGCCTGCCGGGTGACGGAATCCGAGGTGCCCGGGGAATGGGAGCTTCAGGCGGAACCCCACCCCGCTCCGAAGATTTCAGAGGAACTCGACGCTTACGGACGGGAAGCGGCCCCCTTCGTCATCCCGGCGTGGAGTGGAAAGGAATGGACGCGGCATCCGGCGGGCTGGGGCCTCACCGGGCTCTGGGTGCTGGTATTGCTCGCGGTGTTTTACTGGCAGGATGTGGATTACAAGCTGGCGGACCGCGCGGCTTCATCCAGCGTGGGATTCATCGGCAGGGGTGAATGGTGGCGTCCTTTCACCGGGCTTTTCCTACATGCGGACCTGGCCCACCTGATGGGCAATCTCGCCGGCGGGGTGGTTTTCGCAGGGCTGGTCGCAAGGTCGGTCGGCCCCATGGTCGGCTGGTTGCTGATCCTCGGGTGCGGCACCCTGGGAAATGCGCTGGTCTCGCGGCTGGCGTATCCCGGGTCGTTTGTCTCCCTCGGGGCTTCGACGGCGGTGTTCGCGGCGTTGGGGATCCTGTGCGGGGCGGGAGTGGCGGAGGTTTTTCATGAACGGGTCAAAATGCCGTGGATGAGGATCTTCGCACCGCTGTTCGCTGGGCTCGTCATTCTCGGCTGGCTGGGAGGCAACAACGACGGAAACACCGACATCCTGGGACACGTCTTCGGCTTCGGATCGGGCGTGGTGGCCGGGATCGCCACCGGTGCCTACGAAGCCAGGCGCAGCGAGATACGGGTCCCGTCGGCCACCTGA